A genomic region of Dioscorea cayenensis subsp. rotundata cultivar TDr96_F1 chromosome 25, TDr96_F1_v2_PseudoChromosome.rev07_lg8_w22 25.fasta, whole genome shotgun sequence contains the following coding sequences:
- the LOC120252953 gene encoding translation initiation factor IF-2-like, producing the protein MTPFSGLSRYLSRRAPGTPPALVRMLSKASKAAKAAKTAKAEKAAPAPAQNRNRKLIADLRKIMTTNTAASTTRNPRDTYYPPIPIDSRIPEASTPSHPGDSLIPEASTPSHPGDSLIPEASTPSHPGGTPAKPTTSLLTKVTLAVNLGALCERAAQSYQSLKEKLKEKYDSLFKKKKNGDGEKGKGNGNGKQGKCNGNGKKGKGDGNGGDGGGGGSGSGGGGGGGEDDIVHEMMRHVNDFF; encoded by the coding sequence aTGACCCCGTTCTCCGGCCTCTCACGGTATCTCTCCCGCCGGGCGCCAGGAACTCCCCCAGCACTGGTGAGGATGCTTTCAAAGGCGTCGAAGGCGGCGAAGGCGGCGAAGACGGCGAAGGCGGAGAAGGCGGCACCGGCCCCGGCCCAGAATCGCAATCGCAAACTCATTGCTGACCTTAGAAAGATAATGACGACGAATACCGCCGCATCCACCACCCGCAATCCCCGCGACACCTATTATCCCCCCATCCCCATCGACTCCCGCATCCCGGAGGCATCCACACCCTCCCATCCCGGCGACTCCCTCATCCCGGAGGCATCCACACCCTCCCATCCCGGCGACTCCCTCATCCCGGAGGCATCCACACCCTCCCATCCCGGAGGCACCCCGGCCAAACCTACAACGTCGCTGTTGACGAAGGTGACCTTAGCCGTGAACTTGGGTGCACTGTGTGAAAGGGCTGCCCAATCGTACCAATCACTCAAAGAGAAGTTGAAAGAAAAATACGATTCTCtgtttaagaagaagaagaacggTGACGGGGAAAAGGGGAAAGGCAATGGAAATGGTAAGCAAGGGAAGTGCAATGGAAATGGAAAGAAAGGCAAAGGCGATGGAAATGGGGGAgatggcggcggcggcggcagcggcagcggcggcggcggcggcggcggtgaAGACGACATCGTCCACGAGATGATGCGTCATGTAAATGATTTCTTCTAA
- the LOC120253001 gene encoding isocitrate dehydrogenase [NAD] catalytic subunit 5, mitochondrial-like, translating into MALRSIFRRSSVDQISCLVFPSLGRAFSSDASPSKPIRATLFPGDGIGPEIAESVKQVFNAAEVPIEWEEHFVADTVDPRTESFLTWESLESVRRNRVGLKGPMATPIGKGHRSLNLTLRKELGLYANVRPCHSLSGYKTRYDNVNLVTIRENTEGEYSGLEHQVVRGVVESLKIITRQASLRVAEYAFHYAKANGRQRVSAIHKANIMRKTDGLFLKCCREVAEKYPEITYEEVIIDNCCMMLVKNPSLFDVLVMPNLYGDIISDLCAGLIGGLGLTPSCNIGEGGIALAEAVHGSAPDIAGKNLANPTALLLSSVMMLRHLNLNDKADRIHNAILNTIAEGKYRTVDLGGTASTSDFTKALCDHL; encoded by the exons ATGGCGCTGCGTAGCATTTTTCGGAGGAGCTCTGTTGACCAGATCTCGTGTTTGGTTTTCCCATCACTGGGACGAGCTTTCTCCTCTGATGCGTCTCCGAGCAAACCTATCCGGGCTACCCTATTTCCAGGCGATGGTATTGGTCCTGAGATTGCAGAATCTGTTAAGCAG GTGTTTAATGCAGCTGAGGTGCCTATTGAATGGGAAGAGCATTTTGTGGCAGACACTGTTGATCCGAGAACAGAGAGTTTTTTGACATGGGAAAGTTTGGAGTCTGTGCGAAGAAATCGTGTGGGGTTGAAAGGGCCCATGGCTACACCTATTGGAAAAGGCCACAGGTCTTTGAACCTTACACTAAGAAAGGAGCTTGGTTTGTATGCAAACGTCCGTCCTTGCCACAGCCTCAGTGGCTATAAAACCCGATATGACAATGTCAATCTCGTCACCATCCGTGAGAACACAGAAGGGGAATATAGTGGCTTGGAACACCAG GTGGTGCGCGGTGTTGTAGAAAGTCTCAAGATCATCACCCGTCAGGCAAGTTTAAGGGTGGCAGAGTATGCTTTTCATTATGCCAAGGCCAATGGCCGACAAAGAGTCTCCGCCATACACAAAGCCAATATTATGAGGAAGACTGATGGTCTCTTCCTCAAG TGTTGCCGTGAGGTTGCTGAGAAGTATCCTGAGATAACTTATGAGGAAGTCATTATTGACAACTGTTGCATGATG CTTGTGAAAAATCCATCACTTTTTGATGTGCTAGTGATGCCTAATCTTTATGGAGACATAATAAGTGATCTTTGTGCTGGCTTGATTGGCGGTTTGGGCCTAACTCCTAG TTGCAACATCGGTGAAGGGGGCATTGCTCTTGCAGAGGCTGTGCATGGGTCTGCCCCAGATATTGCTGGCAAG AATCTTGCAAATCCGACGGCGCTCCTCCTCAGTTCAGTCATGATGTTGCGGCATTTAAATCTCAACGATAAAGCTGATCGAATCCATAATGCCATACTGAACACCATTGCCGAAGGGAAATACCGAACAGTTGATCTCGGTGGCACCGCATCCACATCAGACTTCACAAAAGCATTGTGCGATCATCTCTAA